One segment of Brassica napus cultivar Da-Ae chromosome C3, Da-Ae, whole genome shotgun sequence DNA contains the following:
- the LOC106384845 gene encoding bZIP transcription factor 2-like, which translates to MASSSSTYRSSSSSDGGNPNAVAVDERKRKRMLSNRESARRSRMRKQKHIDDLTAQINQLSSDNRQILTSLTVTSQLYMKIQAENSILTAQMAELSSRLESLNEIVDLVTTTNGAGFGGGVDMIDGCGFDDRTVGINSDGFYDDMMSGVNHWGGSVYSNQPIMANDINMY; encoded by the coding sequence ATGGCGTCATCTAGCAGCACATACCGGAGCTCTAGCTCTTCCGACGGCGGTAATCCGAACGCCGTCGCCGTTGACGAGCGAAAGCGTAAGAGAATGTTATCGAATCGTGAATCTGCTCGTAGATCAAGGATGCGTAAACAAAAACACATCGACGATCTAACGGCTCAGATCAATCAGCTTTCTAGCGACAACCGTCAGATCTTGACGAGCCTCACCGTCACATCTCAGCTTTACATGAAGATCCAAGCCGAGAACTCTATCCTAACGgctcagatggcagagctgagcTCTAGACTCGAGTCTTTAAACGAGATCGTCGATCTCGTGACGACGACGAACGGTGCAGGATTCGGTGGTGGTGTCGATATGATCGACGGCTGTGGATTCGATGATCGTACGGTTGGGATTAACAGCGACGGATTTTACGATGATATGATGAGCGGCGTTAATCACTGGGGTGGTTCGGTTTATTCTAACCAGCCCATCATGGCTAATGATATCAACatgtattaa